Part of the Canis aureus isolate CA01 chromosome 3, VMU_Caureus_v.1.0, whole genome shotgun sequence genome, AGAGCGTGACGCGCGTCCTGCAGCCCGCCGTTCCCGTGGCTGCGCTGCGCCTCAGCCTTTCTGGGGATACGGTAGGCCCGGTGTGCTTCGCAGCGCGCCACTACGCCACAAGCTTGCGCGCGCTCGAGGTGCGCGCCGCTGCCTCGGCGGAGCTGGACGCCGCGCTGGAGCTGCTCGCGGCGCGGTGCGCGGGCCTGCGCGAGATACACTGCTTCTGCGTGGTCCGACCCTCGGTGCTGCGAGCCTTCCGCGAGCACTGTCCGCGCCTGCGCAGCTACACGCTCAAACTGACGCGGGAGCCGCATCCCTGGATGCCCACGACTGTGGCATGAGCGTAGCCGCGTCCCCAGCAGACGTGTGGCCACTGGAACGCTGGATGCATTTGCCCAGGCGTGCGCCAAGTGACGGCCCGCTCCTTCAGGGCTCTTGCCTCTTGTGCTTCTGGAAGATCAGGGCAGGTGGGCTAGCGCCGGGACCAGCCCCGGGCGGCCTGAGTCCACAGGGTGGATCTCCCTAATGGGATCAGCTCCCGCCAGCCCCGCTCCTCTGCGGACACTGCCAGCTCCGCGGCCCTGtcgtgggggggcggggggaggacccTGGCTCGGGCGGCGACTCAGGTGTGAGTGTGAAATAAACCAATCCCGCAGCAACAGCGTCCTCTGGAAGGTGGGGCCCGCTCTGAGGGGGAGGGTGGGAACCCTGAGGCCCCAGGCCGACCCGGCAGCAGTGGGGCCGATCAACTGTGCCCAAGCGGCTGCGGAGGTCAGGGCTGGGCCTCCGCACCCGGGAATGGCCACGCCCCAGGGTTCTGCGGACGGTGCCAGCTTCTCTCCGCAGCCGCTCCCCGCGTCCCCTAGCTCGCTCCTGTCTGCCCTCGCTATCCAGGCAATGGCCATCGCCTTCCAGGACTTTTCCAGCCCACAACGGGCCGCGAACGGGTGATTTCTCCCGAAGAACAGGGGAGGAAAAGGCCCGAGAAGGGTCGACCTCGCGCCCAGGTCTCCCTGCCCGCCGCATCCCTCCACGCACAGTGGATCCCAGCCTCCCCCTCGGGTCGGCtggcgcggcggccgcggccggaGCCCCGCCCCGCGGGCTCGCACGTGGCCCCCTCCTGACCCGGCGCCGGGAGGCGGAGTAGGGCGGGGCGGGCGGCAAGCGCAGCACTTTCCGCGGCTTTGACGAGCCCGCGGCGCCCGGCCCGAGCGCTGAGCCGGGCGAGACTGCGCCATGCAGGAAGCGCCAGCCGCGCTGCCCACGGAGCCGGGCCCCAGCCCCGTGCCTGCCTTCCTCGGCAAGCTGTGGGCGCTGGTGGGCGACCCGGGGACCGACCACCTCATCCGCTGGAGCCCGGTGAGGGCTGGGGCCCCTCGACTTCCCCAGTGGTCCCGGGACCCTTCCACGTCAGTGAACAtccacgccccccgccccccgcaccccgccccccgcctgggACGGGGCTGTGGGTCCCTCGATCCGGCGGTCCCGTGTAGTTTACCTTGGAGGGGGTGTGCGAGACGGAGGTGAGGCGACTTCCTCCGGACCGAGGCAAGGGTAGGAATCTTCGAGGTCATTTAGTGCCCACCCCACCCGAGAGACAGGTCGGAAAACGGAGACCTGGAGAAGGGAGGGCTGGGGCGGAGCTCGCTCGGTGACGCCGCGGGTCCGGGACCCGCAGAGGGGAACCCGAGCTGGCGCCGCCGCTCTCTTTCCGAGAACCCAGTCTGGAGTCTGGGTCCGGCCAGGGTAGGGATTCCCTGCGGTCGCCCCGGGCCGGGCCCCGCCCCACGTCTCCGAGCGGCAGGCCGGGTCCCCAGCGGGAGTGcgagtgtgcgtgtgtgcgcgcgccaGAGGCCGGCGACCGGGGGCGGCGCGGCTCACCGAGGCCGGGTCTCCGCCCgcgcggcgggggggcgggcggcgTTCTTGGCAGAGCGGGACCAGTTTCCTCGTCAGCGACCAGAGCCGCTTCGCCAAGGAAGTGCTGCCCCAGTACTTCAAGCACAGCAACATGGCGAGCTTCGTGCGGCAGCTCAACATGTGTGAGTGCCCCCGCCGGCGCGGGGTGGGTGCGGGGCACGTGGCGCGCGCGCGAGGCACGGTTCACCCCCACGCCCCACTCCGCAGACGGTTTTCGGAAGGTGGTGAGCATCGAGCAGGGCGGCCTGCTCAGGCCGGAGCGCGACCACGTCGAGTTCCAGCACCCGAGCTTCGTCCGCGGCCGAGAGCAACTCCTGGAGCGCGTGCGGCGCAAGGTGGGGCGGCCTCCAGGAGCCGGCAGCCCCGCGCGGAGGCCTTGAGGCGGCTGCAGGTTCCCGAGGACCCTGCACTGACGGTGCCTTCGCCTGCAGGTGCCCGCGCTGCGCAGCGACGACGGCCGCTGGCGCCCCGAGGACCTGGGCCGGCTGCTGGGCGAGGTGCAGGCTTTGCGGGGAGTGCAGGAGATCACCGAGGCGCGGCTGCGGGAGCTCAGGcagtgcgggggcgggggccgggaggggggcggggagggagaaggggcGTCGCGGCGAGCGGAGGACGCGGCGGCCGGGCAGGTTTTCCGGACAGCTCCTTCCTCCCTCCGGTCTCGGTGCCTCCACCCAGACAAACGGGCTGAGCTGTGGCTCTCTGTTCTGTATGGATGGCGCACACCTGGCCGTCTTGGGTTTAGACCTGCCAtttgggggggcggggtgacCGGGAGGACTCTCGGATGCCTCAGCACCCTCCCACGCCTTTCCCGCAGGCAGAACGAGATCTTATGGAGGGAGGTGGTGACTCTGCGGCAGAGCCACGGTCAGCAGCATCGCGTCATTGGCAAGGTGTTCCTCTCCCCctaccctgcttctctctcccgcCCCAACACACCCTCCTTCTCCCGacttctctgctcagaggggCAAATCCACCTGCAACTGCCTGTTGGATGGGGTCAAGGTCCCAAATATGAATTAACCCTTTGCTTCCTCTTTAGCTGATCCAGTGCCTCTTTGGGCCACTTCAGACAGGGTCCAGCGGCGCAGGAGCTAAGAGAAAGCTGTGAGTGAGAAAGTCAGGGATGTCCACGCCACACccccacgtgcacacacacacacacacacttccaggAGCCTCCTTGCCagaggccccatgcagggacttCTCCAGAAGCCCTCTCACCAGGAATCCTCATTCTTCTTCCCTGCACTACAGTTTTCCTCACCCCATGGCAATCTCCCCAAGGGCCCCCCCTCCAGgactttccctctcttcccctaagtCTACCACCAAGTACTCGCCCTTCCCATATCCTTGTGTTCCAGGACCTTAGCCCCCAGTTTttcccccagcagccccctcaccctcaccccaaaGCATCCCAACACCCGAGGGTCAGGGGCTCATACcatgctccctccctcctctctccacccccaaaGGGCCCCCATTTCTGGGGGGAGCCCCTTCTGCCTCCAGCATGTGACTGATGCCCTGGCAACAGGCCTCAGCTCTGCTGACTTGGCTGCTGGGGCCTA contains:
- the HSF4 gene encoding heat shock factor protein 4 isoform X7, which produces MQEAPAALPTEPGPSPVPAFLGKLWALVGDPGTDHLIRWSPSGTSFLVSDQSRFAKEVLPQYFKHSNMASFVRQLNMYGFRKVVSIEQGGLLRPERDHVEFQHPSFVRGREQLLERVRRKVPALRSDDGRWRPEDLGRLLGEVQALRGVQEITEARLRELRQQNEILWREVVTLRQSHGQQHRVIGKLIQCLFGPLQTGSSGAGAKRKLSLMLDEGSSCPTPAKFNTCPLPGALLQDPYFIQSPLPETTLGLSSSHRTRGPIISDIHEDSPSPDGTRLSPSSGGRRGTLGLDRGARSPENLLPPMLLRAPPESVEPAGPLDVLGPSHQGREWTLMDLDMELSLMQPLGPERSETELAVKGLNSPGPGKDSTLGAPLLLDVQAALGGPALSLPGALTIYSTPESRANYLGPGANPSP